From Paenibacillus graminis, a single genomic window includes:
- a CDS encoding YjgB family protein, with product MTTSLKTITGILILAGMLGLTGCSSGSNDAATASPSAAPASEAPAASQPAASSSSAPSAPPAEASSTASPSAAGGGASSAAVSQDSRKLLEVLLQLAGEGKVPGVEYAAHTGLIDDVEAAWGEPDTKEAAGKGIYATYSKKHVVFGFNKGSRIFDVRSSAADLQKLTLKEIEAVLGKPENRAVNGGDKIYMYQAGKQYELKFIIPDASGTVDHISVFSEQDSINNMAG from the coding sequence ATGACAACCTCATTGAAAACAATAACCGGAATTCTAATATTAGCGGGTATGCTGGGCCTTACCGGCTGCAGCTCTGGCAGCAACGATGCTGCAACTGCTTCACCGTCAGCGGCTCCGGCATCGGAAGCCCCGGCAGCCTCGCAGCCGGCGGCAAGCAGCTCCTCAGCACCATCCGCACCCCCGGCGGAAGCATCGTCTACCGCTTCGCCCAGTGCTGCCGGCGGAGGGGCTTCCTCAGCGGCAGTATCTCAAGACAGCCGCAAGCTGCTTGAAGTGCTCCTTCAACTGGCCGGGGAAGGCAAAGTGCCTGGCGTGGAGTATGCCGCACACACCGGATTAATTGACGATGTGGAGGCCGCCTGGGGCGAGCCGGATACCAAAGAGGCTGCGGGCAAAGGGATATACGCAACGTACAGCAAAAAACATGTGGTCTTCGGCTTCAACAAAGGCAGCCGGATATTTGATGTCCGCTCCAGTGCCGCCGATCTGCAGAAATTGACCCTGAAGGAGATTGAAGCTGTGCTCGGCAAACCAGAGAATAGAGCCGTGAACGGCGGCGATAAAATCTATATGTATCAGGCAGGCAAGCAATATGAGCTGAAATTTATCATACCGGATGCCTCGGGTACGGTGGATCATATCTCCGTATTTTCTGAACAGGATTCAATTAACAATATGGCCGGATAA
- a CDS encoding winged helix-turn-helix domain-containing protein encodes MHLELNNSEYKVIADGITVTLLPKEFALLQFLYRNVGRTFSREQLLDHVWPMEYPVERTVDDHIYRLRKKLHVLSGLDIKTVRGFGYSLAVPGTPAGVALNPAMNDPELRETMRSVFSKFHVYGQGKSMVTLARQQDILGYELDSVYTMVIHFVQGDLEWLLHTDEVPLKERLFYLMIFYFLSGDPKERLAYCEQVIERKLLYPNYQLELEILTILDLFTLAGQPERALERLKRSHQVIAELGYDNFIPVTLITELFVHLVAGTGEEELKRMDEAIGVVLQEKPFLREIGSYKVVKGLWCLRLEQWREAENLLSEGLQVLEMSGFIPLRLYALYRIVHYCRMFPPPKALQHKYEEIFVAELEQSGLKRFNPSLEDTLQQILKSL; translated from the coding sequence ATGCATCTTGAATTAAACAACAGCGAATACAAAGTTATAGCAGACGGGATTACGGTTACACTGCTGCCCAAGGAGTTCGCTCTTCTGCAGTTTCTGTACCGCAATGTTGGACGCACCTTCAGCCGGGAGCAGCTGCTGGACCACGTCTGGCCGATGGAGTATCCGGTAGAACGTACGGTCGACGACCATATCTACCGCCTGCGCAAAAAGCTGCACGTCCTCAGCGGCCTGGACATCAAGACTGTCCGGGGGTTTGGCTACAGTCTTGCCGTTCCGGGTACACCTGCCGGTGTAGCCCTAAATCCGGCAATGAATGACCCGGAGCTGCGGGAAACTATGCGCAGCGTATTTTCCAAGTTTCATGTATACGGCCAGGGCAAATCCATGGTAACACTGGCGCGCCAGCAGGATATACTTGGCTATGAGCTGGACTCGGTGTATACCATGGTCATTCATTTTGTGCAGGGAGATTTGGAATGGCTGCTGCATACGGATGAAGTTCCGCTCAAGGAACGGCTATTTTATCTGATGATCTTCTACTTTTTATCCGGTGATCCCAAGGAGCGGCTTGCCTATTGCGAGCAGGTGATTGAGAGGAAGCTGTTGTACCCTAACTATCAGCTGGAGCTGGAGATTCTCACCATTCTGGACTTGTTCACCCTTGCGGGACAACCGGAGCGGGCCTTGGAGCGTCTGAAACGTTCTCATCAGGTGATTGCTGAGCTTGGTTATGACAATTTCATTCCTGTGACGTTGATTACGGAGCTGTTCGTGCATCTGGTGGCCGGCACCGGGGAGGAGGAGCTTAAGCGGATGGACGAGGCGATTGGAGTCGTCCTGCAGGAAAAGCCTTTTCTCCGGGAGATCGGAAGCTATAAAGTGGTGAAGGGACTCTGGTGTTTGCGGCTGGAACAGTGGCGTGAGGCAGAGAACCTGCTCAGTGAGGGTCTGCAGGTGCTGGAGATGTCCGGATTCATTCCCTTGCGTCTATATGCGCTGTACCGGATTGTGCATTATTGCCGTATGTTCCCGCCCCCAAAAGCGCTGCAGCATAAATATGAAGAAATTTTTGTGGCAGAGCTGGAACAATCCGGGCTGAAGCGGTTCAACCCGTCTCTGGAGGACACCCTGCAGCAGATCTTGAAATCCCTCTGA
- a CDS encoding MFS transporter gives MEASVKQEKSLLYNKVYMRVYSAYATAAFGDWFDSLAIQVLVGYRWHASPLMLALIPVAVALPSVLLGSVAGVAADRLNKLKLMRICDLLTAILTVLVLFAPNMVWLLPLLALRSALSTLNVPAQQSMTRSIVREDQLLQATSLNGIVNQGSKIAGPLLGGVALTLLSPQWCILLNAIFRAGSYLLLLSVKNIHTGDEHPAVEVQEGRVPLRMMWAEGWGVMLRSRLLLHTMLFGLTGALAIQIIDFQFTSLFRVISPLNESLLGWMVAASGAGAVSVILLLGKLKPGTSYGLRLGMGYVLIGGAVGGLGLLQPGASVIWVLLFGWILGLGNGTFFVTFNYCLQKETPPHMTGRIFGIQSSILGLVMITAPLLGGWLVEVAGPGRIFMNFGMIQVLLGLVGVLFGRVLWPEAKRESVQPMVEHS, from the coding sequence ATGGAAGCTTCCGTCAAGCAGGAGAAAAGCCTGCTGTACAACAAAGTGTATATGCGCGTGTACAGTGCCTACGCCACAGCAGCCTTCGGGGATTGGTTCGATTCGCTGGCGATCCAGGTCCTGGTGGGCTACCGCTGGCATGCCAGTCCGCTGATGCTGGCGCTGATTCCGGTAGCGGTGGCGCTGCCAAGCGTTCTGCTCGGCTCCGTGGCCGGAGTGGCCGCCGACCGGCTGAACAAGCTGAAGCTGATGCGCATATGTGATCTGCTTACTGCGATCCTGACCGTACTGGTGCTGTTCGCACCCAACATGGTGTGGCTGCTGCCGCTGCTGGCGCTGCGCTCGGCGCTCTCCACGCTGAATGTTCCGGCCCAGCAGTCCATGACCCGCAGCATCGTCAGAGAGGATCAGCTGCTTCAGGCCACCTCGCTGAACGGGATCGTCAACCAGGGCTCCAAAATCGCCGGTCCCCTGCTGGGGGGTGTGGCGCTTACGCTGCTCAGTCCGCAGTGGTGTATCCTACTGAATGCCATATTCCGGGCAGGTTCTTATCTGCTGCTGCTCTCCGTAAAGAACATCCATACCGGGGATGAACACCCGGCGGTGGAGGTGCAGGAAGGACGGGTTCCGCTGCGCATGATGTGGGCGGAGGGCTGGGGGGTTATGCTGCGCAGCAGACTGCTGCTGCATACGATGCTCTTTGGACTTACGGGGGCGCTGGCAATCCAGATCATTGATTTTCAGTTCACCAGCCTGTTTCGCGTGATATCACCGTTGAATGAATCGCTGCTGGGCTGGATGGTTGCGGCATCCGGGGCCGGAGCCGTATCTGTTATACTGCTTCTGGGCAAGTTGAAACCGGGAACCAGCTATGGACTTCGGCTCGGAATGGGTTATGTGCTGATAGGCGGGGCCGTAGGGGGGCTTGGCCTGCTTCAACCGGGGGCTTCTGTGATTTGGGTGCTGTTGTTCGGATGGATACTGGGTCTGGGGAATGGAACCTTCTTCGTGACCTTCAATTATTGCCTGCAAAAAGAAACCCCGCCCCACATGACCGGCCGCATCTTCGGCATCCAGAGCAGCATACTCGGTCTGGTGATGATTACAGCGCCTCTTCTGGGAGGCTGGCTGGTTGAGGTGGCCGGACCCGGCCGGATCTTCATGAATTTTGGTATGATTCAAGTACTGCTTGGGCTCGTCGGAGTGCTTTTTGGCCGGGTGCTCTGGCCTGAAGCTAAGCGGGAGAGCGTGCAGCCTATGGTGGAGCACAGTTGA
- a CDS encoding histidine phosphatase family protein, which yields MTTTTYIYMVRHGDSLKTSGNERSRTLSAQGEKDAQRVTQRLLDEGIDTLYSSPYTRAVDTIAGLAGALGKEIHRVEDLKEKCWTEDDRTLQDPELYPFLEQMFTEPDFVLEDGGESNRVCKERAVKALKEILRNHPDERIVIGTHGMVMTLMMNEFAEEYGLDFLMQTSKPDIYRMEMKDGVLSHVQRMPLDD from the coding sequence ATGACAACGACTACTTATATTTACATGGTGCGGCATGGAGATTCGCTCAAAACATCAGGCAATGAGAGATCCCGTACCCTGTCAGCTCAGGGTGAAAAGGATGCGCAGAGAGTAACGCAGCGGCTGCTGGATGAAGGCATAGATACCTTATACAGCAGTCCTTATACCCGGGCAGTAGATACGATTGCGGGCCTGGCCGGGGCGCTGGGCAAAGAGATCCATAGGGTCGAGGATTTAAAAGAAAAATGCTGGACGGAAGACGACCGTACGCTGCAGGACCCGGAGCTGTATCCTTTTCTGGAGCAAATGTTCACGGAGCCGGATTTTGTGCTGGAAGACGGCGGGGAGTCGAACCGGGTCTGCAAAGAGCGGGCTGTAAAGGCGTTGAAGGAGATCCTGCGGAATCATCCGGACGAGAGAATCGTGATTGGCACCCACGGGATGGTCATGACGCTGATGATGAATGAGTTCGCTGAGGAATACGGGCTGGATTTTTTGATGCAGACTAGCAAACCGGATATTTACCGGATGGAAATGAAGGATGGAGTGCTTAGTCATGTACAAAGAATGCCGCTTGATGACTGA
- a CDS encoding stalk domain-containing protein — translation MKKILTASALALLIAGCAAAPTIDSVSAAAPLTLSVDGQPVLPKLHPFHSGEILYVPARALLEYYPVELKWDNAHKKLILTTNSSRSVLSPGSSAMQVQYTQTDGDYEDKLEGPVLLKEGHVYVSAGAVDLLTGAVAKLAASGDTVSITSGDVSTSKRVLKEPLAAVSSGKVKLYAARKEGSTYKGFILEVNGKKHSFQWEAPRQVSYPPELYYADVDGDGKPEATVIFNLGTGTGMSLEEVHVVKPEAWQELAVPAAEKAAAAVVSSRITLDNGDVVVRLELAGAAPSKVTLRLPGRAGDGGLEHFGTQAGIGAVTHYKVVNGKLKAETNVSIGMGESMGTLMLDYKAGSGGMVPDTIRFEPHDTTEQYVKKE, via the coding sequence GTGAAAAAAATACTGACCGCTTCCGCTCTCGCCTTGCTAATCGCCGGATGTGCGGCAGCTCCAACTATAGATTCAGTATCCGCAGCTGCACCGTTAACACTGTCGGTAGACGGCCAGCCCGTTCTGCCTAAGCTTCACCCTTTTCATTCCGGCGAGATATTGTATGTTCCGGCCAGAGCGCTGCTGGAATATTACCCGGTAGAATTGAAATGGGATAATGCACACAAGAAACTCATCTTAACCACTAACAGCTCCCGCTCGGTTCTGTCACCCGGCAGTTCAGCCATGCAGGTTCAATATACGCAGACTGACGGAGATTATGAAGACAAGCTAGAGGGTCCAGTCCTTCTCAAGGAGGGGCATGTGTATGTGTCTGCGGGGGCCGTTGACCTGCTTACCGGAGCGGTAGCCAAGCTTGCAGCTTCCGGAGATACCGTATCCATTACATCAGGAGATGTCAGTACATCCAAGCGGGTCCTCAAGGAACCCCTTGCAGCGGTTAGCTCCGGTAAGGTCAAGCTGTATGCGGCCCGGAAGGAAGGCAGTACCTATAAAGGGTTCATACTCGAAGTGAACGGCAAAAAACACAGCTTCCAGTGGGAAGCTCCCAGACAAGTATCGTATCCGCCCGAACTGTACTATGCTGATGTGGATGGCGACGGCAAGCCGGAGGCTACAGTGATATTCAACCTCGGCACAGGGACCGGCATGTCTCTTGAAGAGGTTCATGTGGTCAAGCCGGAAGCTTGGCAAGAGCTTGCGGTACCGGCAGCGGAAAAGGCAGCCGCCGCAGTTGTCTCCTCCAGAATCACCTTGGACAACGGCGATGTTGTGGTACGCCTTGAGCTTGCAGGCGCTGCCCCATCCAAGGTTACCTTACGGCTTCCCGGACGGGCAGGAGACGGGGGTCTGGAGCATTTCGGTACACAGGCAGGAATCGGGGCAGTCACCCATTATAAAGTGGTGAATGGCAAGCTGAAGGCGGAGACCAATGTAAGTATTGGAATGGGGGAGAGTATGGGGACATTGATGCTGGACTACAAAGCAGGCAGTGGAGGAATGGTCCCGGATACGATCCGGTTTGAACCCCATGACACCACTGAGCAGTATGTGAAGAAGGAGTAG
- a CDS encoding LysR family transcriptional regulator, protein MNIHALRLFYYVAETGSVTKAAARLNISQPAVTSQIKKFEKDLGLPLFNPSGRGVSLTPFGIELAKQAGNFFTYEEQIDEFVEDYRHGRKGKLRIAATYLPANFLVPGWAAKFKACHPEIEMEITTTNSQQAFEQLKRHEADVAFYGGGAQDKPEDVDWLELFEDELWFVVSPSHPYAGRTVSLPEMMLEPFIMREEGSSTRARLVSLCVTYGLQPPQVTLQFSGLGEAIRSVMAGYGANFISSLAVREYVEHKRLARVRVEGIQLSNHIAICTRSHESVPAALQQFIDICRSFPPEL, encoded by the coding sequence ATGAACATTCATGCCCTGAGACTGTTTTATTATGTGGCCGAGACCGGGAGCGTCACGAAGGCGGCAGCCCGGCTGAATATCAGCCAGCCGGCAGTGACCAGCCAGATCAAGAAATTCGAGAAGGATCTGGGGCTGCCCCTGTTCAACCCCAGCGGGCGAGGAGTTTCGCTTACCCCCTTTGGAATAGAGCTGGCTAAGCAGGCCGGCAATTTCTTCACCTATGAGGAGCAAATTGATGAGTTTGTAGAGGACTACCGCCACGGCAGAAAAGGCAAGCTCCGCATTGCCGCCACTTATCTTCCCGCAAATTTCCTGGTTCCGGGCTGGGCTGCGAAGTTCAAAGCCTGTCATCCAGAGATAGAAATGGAGATCACAACAACCAATTCCCAGCAGGCTTTTGAACAACTGAAGCGCCATGAAGCCGATGTTGCCTTCTATGGAGGAGGAGCACAGGATAAACCGGAGGATGTCGACTGGCTGGAGCTTTTTGAGGATGAGCTGTGGTTCGTCGTGTCCCCTTCCCATCCTTACGCAGGCCGTACCGTGTCATTGCCGGAGATGATGCTGGAGCCGTTTATTATGCGTGAGGAAGGCAGCTCAACCAGGGCACGCCTTGTCTCGCTGTGTGTTACCTATGGTTTACAGCCGCCGCAGGTTACTTTGCAATTCAGCGGTCTGGGCGAAGCCATCCGTTCGGTCATGGCCGGATACGGTGCCAACTTTATCTCTTCTCTGGCTGTCCGGGAATATGTGGAACACAAGCGGCTCGCCCGGGTGCGGGTAGAAGGCATTCAGCTAAGCAATCATATTGCCATCTGTACACGAAGCCATGAATCCGTGCCCGCAGCTCTGCAGCAATTTATTGACATCTGCCGCAGCTTTCCGCCGGAACTGTAG
- a CDS encoding O-methyltransferase encodes MGEIDTWSKVDGYFNSKLLAADPVLDTVLDANAGAGLPAIDVAPNQGKLLYLLAKMTGAANILEIGTLGGYSTIWLARALPEAGRLVSLEYEHKHVVVAEDNLRLAGLADKTEVIEGPALESLAALEARGAAPFDFIFIDADKPNNPHYLKWALKLACPGAVIVADNVVRGGEVVQADSKDDRVQGIRQFMDLLAAEPRVEAVALQTVGSKGYDGFVLGLVTA; translated from the coding sequence ATGGGAGAGATAGACACATGGAGCAAGGTCGATGGGTATTTCAATAGCAAGCTGCTGGCAGCCGATCCGGTGCTGGATACTGTGCTGGATGCGAATGCAGGCGCCGGTTTGCCGGCAATTGATGTTGCTCCGAATCAAGGGAAGCTGCTGTATCTGCTGGCCAAGATGACAGGGGCGGCAAATATTCTGGAGATTGGCACGCTTGGAGGTTATAGCACCATCTGGCTGGCCCGGGCCTTGCCCGAAGCGGGCAGACTGGTCTCACTGGAATACGAGCATAAGCATGTCGTGGTGGCGGAGGATAATCTGAGACTGGCAGGATTAGCCGATAAAACGGAGGTAATTGAAGGCCCGGCGCTGGAGTCTCTGGCAGCGCTGGAAGCGCGGGGGGCTGCGCCTTTTGACTTTATTTTTATCGATGCCGACAAGCCCAATAATCCGCACTACCTGAAGTGGGCGTTGAAGCTGGCCTGTCCGGGAGCGGTTATCGTGGCGGACAATGTTGTCCGCGGCGGTGAGGTGGTTCAGGCGGACAGCAAAGATGATCGGGTGCAGGGTATTCGTCAATTTATGGATCTGCTGGCTGCTGAACCGCGGGTAGAAGCAGTTGCATTACAGACCGTAGGCAGCAAAGGATACGATGGATTTGTACTGGGATTGGTCACAGCATAA
- a CDS encoding sigma-70 family RNA polymerase sigma factor, producing MEAQNEYSQLITRTLAGSREAYGELYEATIRDVYRTVRFLVSEPSDADDVVQDIYLELHRSLAQYDEARAFRPWLMGLVLRQVQAYRRKGWRQLRISKKAQQTCEIQDADFAGEVIDRLSSRMLMDKVKSLPYKLRQVIVLHYLQEYSQEEAAAILGIPLGTVKSRIHAALQKLRRKQKADTIRIGKVEDLHES from the coding sequence ATGGAGGCTCAAAACGAATATTCGCAGCTCATAACGCGCACGCTGGCCGGCAGCCGTGAAGCCTATGGTGAATTATACGAAGCGACCATTCGGGATGTCTACAGGACCGTGCGTTTCCTCGTTTCCGAGCCTTCTGATGCGGATGATGTGGTGCAGGATATCTATCTCGAGCTGCACCGCTCGCTTGCGCAGTATGACGAAGCCCGGGCGTTCAGACCTTGGCTGATGGGATTGGTGCTGCGGCAGGTTCAGGCATACCGGCGAAAAGGATGGAGACAGCTCCGGATAAGCAAAAAAGCGCAGCAGACTTGCGAGATCCAGGATGCTGATTTTGCCGGAGAAGTCATAGACAGGCTATCCAGCCGGATGCTGATGGATAAAGTGAAAAGTCTGCCATACAAGCTGAGGCAGGTCATTGTTCTGCACTACTTGCAGGAATATTCCCAGGAAGAGGCCGCCGCCATTCTCGGTATCCCGCTGGGAACTGTTAAATCCCGCATTCATGCTGCACTGCAGAAGCTGCGCCGGAAACAAAAGGCTGACACCATTAGAATAGGGAAGGTGGAGGATCTGCATGAGTCTTGA
- a CDS encoding DUF3600 domain-containing protein, with protein MSLEENLRRTLQAETEGWSAPPELKGKILGRIEPGQGGRRMKKWLIATILAASLVIPTGAYAGYHYLADSMYGSQENFIQNGGTLEQYEQIEAKLQQAKQSLSEEDFNAMTTLLQKISGFNLQIVDASGTLHPEKLSAEDRERYNRLGAELEPYFGKLKNLEAPQQPVEQMDPDTFWDQQLAKAQQTFSGGELDEVQRLIGELKALNAKVTDPDGSIHMDRFSKDDLSSQATLIEELNPYLKKLGILLKPSS; from the coding sequence ATGAGTCTTGAAGAGAACCTGCGGCGGACGCTGCAAGCTGAAACTGAAGGCTGGAGCGCCCCACCGGAACTGAAGGGGAAGATCCTTGGCAGGATTGAACCCGGACAAGGGGGCAGGCGCATGAAAAAATGGCTCATAGCTACGATACTGGCAGCATCCTTGGTGATTCCGACCGGAGCGTATGCCGGATATCATTATTTGGCTGATTCTATGTACGGTTCGCAGGAGAACTTCATTCAAAACGGAGGAACGCTGGAGCAATATGAGCAAATTGAAGCTAAGCTTCAGCAGGCAAAGCAGAGTCTGAGCGAGGAAGACTTCAATGCAATGACCACCCTGTTGCAGAAGATCAGCGGCTTCAATCTGCAGATTGTGGATGCTTCAGGGACGCTTCATCCCGAGAAGCTGAGTGCAGAGGACCGGGAACGCTATAACCGGTTGGGGGCAGAGCTTGAGCCCTATTTCGGCAAATTGAAGAATCTAGAAGCACCGCAGCAACCGGTGGAGCAGATGGACCCCGACACATTCTGGGACCAGCAGCTTGCCAAAGCGCAGCAGACCTTCAGTGGCGGGGAACTGGATGAGGTCCAGCGGTTAATTGGCGAATTGAAAGCTCTGAATGCCAAAGTAACCGACCCGGATGGCAGCATTCATATGGACCGGTTTTCAAAGGACGACTTGAGCAGCCAGGCCACGTTGATTGAAGAGCTGAACCCTTATCTAAAGAAGCTGGGCATTTTGCTTAAGCCAAGCTCATAA
- a CDS encoding aspartyl-phosphate phosphatase Spo0E family protein, giving the protein MNKLEAIQQRIEAERKKLNEMETTYGLLHPKVIRQSMKLDTLINEYTKEESLRTDPSES; this is encoded by the coding sequence ATGAACAAGCTTGAAGCCATTCAGCAGCGCATCGAAGCAGAACGCAAGAAGCTGAATGAGATGGAAACAACCTATGGGCTGCTGCATCCGAAAGTGATCAGGCAATCCATGAAGCTGGATACCTTAATTAATGAGTATACCAAGGAAGAATCGCTACGCACTGACCCCTCCGAAAGCTAA
- a CDS encoding TetR/AcrR family transcriptional regulator, translating into MDKKRGRPRNNEAEAAILAASYDLLLETGFGAVTVEKIAERAKVSKATIYKWWPNKAAVVIDGYLSAASARLPVPDTGSVKEDIRIHATNLAAFLYSREGKVITEMIGEGQFDAGLAEAYRTRFFAPRRQEARQLLERGVLRGELKKDLDVNCSIDLMYGPIFYRLLITGDTLNGEFVEKLLALAFGGVSA; encoded by the coding sequence ATGGATAAAAAAAGAGGGCGGCCGCGCAATAATGAGGCCGAGGCTGCCATACTTGCAGCATCCTATGATTTGCTGCTGGAGACGGGCTTTGGCGCCGTGACGGTAGAGAAGATCGCGGAACGGGCAAAAGTCAGCAAAGCGACAATCTATAAATGGTGGCCCAATAAAGCGGCCGTGGTCATTGACGGGTATCTGTCCGCCGCTTCCGCCCGGCTTCCTGTGCCGGATACGGGTTCCGTTAAGGAGGATATTAGAATCCATGCTACGAACCTTGCCGCTTTTCTGTACAGCCGCGAAGGAAAGGTCATTACGGAGATGATCGGGGAGGGACAATTCGATGCCGGCCTTGCTGAGGCTTACCGGACGAGATTCTTCGCACCGCGCCGTCAGGAGGCCAGACAACTGCTGGAGCGCGGGGTATTGCGGGGGGAACTGAAAAAAGATCTGGATGTAAATTGCAGTATTGATCTAATGTATGGACCGATATTCTACCGGCTGCTGATTACAGGGGACACACTCAATGGAGAATTCGTAGAAAAGCTGTTGGCATTAGCTTTCGGAGGGGTCAGTGCGTAG
- a CDS encoding MFS transporter codes for MNQVKQASRGINVKHAQESTAGNAVPGWITFLLAASCGLIVANLYYAQTLVGPISAATHLSSGAAGLIVTLTQIGYVIGLLFVVPLSDIIENRRLTVTSLAVVVAALVAATLAPNAPLFLAASLFIGLGSVAAQILVPYASYLAAEEHRGRVVGNVMSGLLLGIMFARPLASFVSGLWGWHAIFAISAVVIALLTILLSRVLPKRQPTPTMNYGGLIRSLGTLLKNTPVLRRRALYQASLFGTFSLFWTTVSLRLADAYHLSQQGIALFALAGVAGAVAAPIAGRLADRGWTRPLTGLAFVLAAAAFLIAYLFQDDSKVTLGLLVVGAIILDMGVSGNLVLGQRAIYSLGNEARGRLNGLFMAIFFIGGAIGSSLGGWAYAYGGWGLTSLIGLALPVLAFLYYLTEKKQV; via the coding sequence ATGAACCAGGTAAAGCAGGCAAGCCGGGGAATAAACGTGAAACATGCGCAAGAAAGCACAGCGGGTAATGCAGTCCCTGGCTGGATCACTTTTCTGCTGGCCGCCTCCTGCGGACTTATCGTCGCCAATCTGTATTATGCCCAGACGCTGGTTGGACCGATCAGCGCAGCTACTCATCTCTCCTCTGGAGCTGCGGGGCTGATTGTGACGCTGACCCAGATCGGTTATGTTATTGGACTGCTGTTCGTGGTGCCGCTAAGCGATATTATTGAAAACCGCCGCTTGACTGTGACCTCGCTGGCAGTTGTGGTGGCTGCACTTGTTGCGGCTACGCTTGCTCCCAATGCACCGTTGTTTCTGGCTGCATCCTTGTTTATTGGCCTCGGTTCGGTAGCCGCACAAATTCTGGTGCCGTATGCTTCCTATCTGGCCGCTGAAGAACACCGGGGCCGGGTCGTGGGCAATGTGATGAGCGGATTGCTGCTGGGAATTATGTTCGCCCGCCCGCTGGCCAGCTTTGTCTCCGGCCTCTGGGGCTGGCATGCGATCTTTGCCATCTCTGCGGTAGTGATCGCGCTATTGACGATTCTGTTATCCCGTGTGCTTCCTAAACGCCAGCCTACACCAACCATGAACTACGGTGGATTGATCCGTTCGCTGGGAACGCTGCTGAAGAACACCCCGGTGCTGCGCCGCCGGGCGCTGTATCAGGCTAGTCTGTTTGGAACCTTCAGCTTGTTCTGGACTACCGTTTCTTTGCGGCTGGCTGATGCGTATCATCTGAGTCAGCAGGGAATTGCCTTGTTCGCCTTGGCCGGTGTCGCCGGTGCGGTTGCTGCTCCTATTGCCGGAAGATTAGCGGACCGGGGTTGGACCAGACCTCTGACAGGGCTTGCGTTTGTGCTGGCGGCAGCAGCCTTTTTAATCGCTTATCTGTTTCAGGATGACTCCAAAGTAACGCTGGGGCTGCTGGTTGTGGGGGCAATTATCCTGGATATGGGAGTTTCGGGGAACCTGGTGCTTGGACAGCGGGCGATCTATTCCCTGGGCAATGAAGCAAGAGGACGTTTGAACGGATTGTTTATGGCCATTTTCTTCATAGGCGGAGCTATTGGCTCTTCTCTGGGAGGCTGGGCATATGCGTATGGCGGCTGGGGATTGACTTCTTTGATCGGGCTGGCTTTGCCGGTATTGGCCTTCTTGTACTACTTAACGGAGAAAAAACAAGTGTAA